The genomic region CCCCAGGTGGCCCCAAATCCCCTCTGAAAGGATAAGGTTCAGGTATCAGCATAGCAGCCTATAAGACTTGCATTGGGGTGTGGAGGGAATGGAAGGCTTAGATCAAATGTCCTGAGTGAGCCAGGACCAGATTGTCCCCAACACAAAATAGCTGGGAAGTAGCTACCATAGACTGTGCCATTTTGGATTAGACGAGCCCCAGGCATGAACTAAATCCACAGTCCTTGGATTAGTCATGGACCTGAAGAGAAGACAGCACAGGGCTGTGCCTGGCAGGGAGTCTGGAGTTTCTGGTTTTGGTgtgagccaggggaggggcctccatgtagggggagggcgggaatCTAGGGCTGGGCCCCAGTCAGCTATGCAAGGCTGTGCAAACAGGCAGCACAAAGAGGATCCAGCAGCTTCCTGAAACTCAGGAGTGGACACTACAGCTTTGACCACCTAAGGCACCACTCCTGCTCCAAAGCTTGTAACTCCATTTGTCATTCTGAGGTCTCTGCTTATCCTGTACCCCAAGGATGGAACCAGTGCTAGGAGTAAAAATTGGCTGCCTATTTGCCCTGCTGGTTCTCACGCTGGTCTGTGGCCTTATTCCCATCTGCTTCAAATGGTTCCAGATGGAGGCAGCCAGAGGTATAGCCCTTCTGTATCTTTACCCCCATAATCTAAGTCTGACTTCAACCCTGTCACCCTACCCTGACACCTTGCTCTGATTCTCTTGCCATCCCCAAGCTTGGATGTTGAGTGCTCCTTGTTGCTCTTAGTCACCTTTGTCCATCTCCTCATTGCCAACTGGTTGTAACTCCTGCTTTTCATTAGGTCGTCACCGCCAGGTcctcagcctcctgggctgcaTTTCTGCCGGTATTTTCCTGGGAGCAGGATTCATGCACATGACTGCTGAAGCCCTGGAGGGAATTGAGTCGGAGATCCAGAAGATCGTGATGCAGGTGAGCAGCTGAGGTGTAGGGCTGAGAAGCCAGATGATGAACAGAACCAAGGGGAGACAGGAGGGAAGTGATAGAGCCAAGGACATGGGTGGAATGATAGAGACAATGTCAGCTCTTGTGTTGTCTGGAATGATGACAACAGGTCAGATTAGACCGTAAGGAAAGCAGTGAAGCTGAAGGGACAGGGCAGGAAGCTGAGCTGCTCCATCCCCCATCTAATTTCTGCTTTTTTCTCCCTAGAACAGGACAGAGAGTGGGGGAAATTCTTCTGGAGATGCCAATTCAGATTATGTAAGTATCTCCCACACCCAACCTGGAGGGTGAGGAGAACCAGAGACTCCTCATACCCAGGTCCTTTTGAGGAGTACCAGGAATCCCTCTGCTCCTCAGCTCAGACACTGTAGGGAGAGGAGGAGCCAACCCCATCCTTTGGGGTTTATGGAACCCCAGACAAAGCTCTGGCTttactctttccttctttccctagACCCTTAGACATGCTCCCCATTGTTTCCCCACATTTCAACCCTACTGACACTGCAACCTTGGCCCCTCTGGTATCTTGTTGCATGTCCATATCTCCTCCAGGCTTCATTCGCCTACCCTTTTTAATGCTTTAGTCCCACATTTCCCATTCTCCAGTCTCCCAtcccacctccacacctccaTCCACTGCATTTCCTTTCCCgtcccacagcccctctctctGTTTCCAGACGGACTATCCCTATGGAGAGCTCATCATCTCCCTGGGCTTCTTCTCCGTCTTCTTTTTGGAGTCGCTGGCATTGCAGTGCTGTCCTGGAGCCCATGGAGGATCAAAAGtgcaggaggaggaagtgggtggGGCTCATGTCCTTGGACTCCACAGCCATGGACCTCTACCCTCACCCTCACAGAGTCCCTTTCGAGCCCTCAtccttttgctctctctctccttccactcgGTGTTCGAAGGTCTGGCTGTGGGGCTGCAGACAACAGTAGTAGCCACCGTGCAGCTCTGTCTTGCTGTCCTGGCTCACAAGGGGCTCATAGTGTTTGGTGTAGGACTGCGGCTGGTGCAGGTCGGCACTGCGTCACGATGGGCTGTGTTCTGCATACTGTCATTTGCTCTCATGTCCCCCCTGGGTGTAGCCCTGGGGCTGGCTGTTGCTGGAGGGGACTCAGAAGGGGGCCGAGGCTTAGCCCAGGCTGTGTTAGAGGGTGTGGCAGCTGGCACCTTCTTGTATGTCACCTTCCTAGAAATTCTGCCCAGAGAGCTAGCTGGTCCTGAGGCCCCTCTGGTCAAGTGGGGCTGTGTAGCCGCTGGCTTTGCCTTCATGGCCTTAATTGCCTTGTGGGCCTGAGAGATTCCTGACTTTTCTGATGGACCCATCTAGAATAATGTCCCTACCTCCAGGAGACACCTCCCAAAAGGCTTTGGTCCTCAGACATTTCTCCACTGAGACTAAGTGGCATTCACTAGGCATCATCCCCATGAACTGGATCCCAGCCTCTCCTACGTGAGATCCCATTGCTCATCCAGGACTGAGAAAGGGACGCTTATTTTAGGTTGAGTGCCTTTACTTTGGAGAGTTGATATAAAGACCATCACTGCAGATTTGAGTCTTGTTCCATTTTTGCTACTGTGTGTAATAAATGTCCATTTTACCCTCCCCATTCAAGCATGCTATTCTTCCTTTCTCCGGGTTACCTAACTGCTGCCTAGTGGagcaggaagtggggagggggagtgttgGATGCAGTCTTTTCTTCTGGAATCAGAGCCCCTAGCCATTGTGTCACATGCAGCCATGTCCCCCAGACATGGGCACATTGCTGAAATTCCAACAGCTCGTTCCCACCTTACCCACCAGTGTTGAGATCCTGAGCCAGAGTTCCTAGCATTTAGAGAAGAAGAGGTCTAAAAACAGAAAGTGTGGggatctagattttttttctacacTAACCATACCTACCCCACTCCCAGTACTTATTATCAGCCCACATGTCCAACAAACTCTTCAGATTGGGCTCCATGGAGCCTACTTCCACCTGGTTTCTATTTTTCATACTGATTCCTGTGTGGCTTCAGGGACATGATTGCTCTTTGAGCCTCTGTCTCCTTCCAGCTGCCTTGTGCTGCAGGATTAAGAAGCAGTGTgtttggaaaaagagaaaggcaCCAGATAAATTCCAAGGGTGATTACTTGGCTCTGCCGAGACATGGTGACTTTCCttctgcctgccctgcctgccactGTGCCTCTGGTCCCTCCCCAATAGACCATTGCCTTTCAGGTGAGTAACCCTACAATGTGCTGCTTCTCTTAAAAACTGCACAAATACAAAAATTGGTTATCTGGAATTGAGGAGGAGCAGGACGGCCCTGACCCACGAGGTGGAGGAATGTCTCAGACTTGGTGGAgagacagggaaggaggaggtgtgcCCTGTGAGCTCAGGCACCCTCACCAATTGCCCCTTCAAATACTTTCAGTGGAGAAGCTCAAGTGGCCTTAACATGGGTGAGGTCTCCTGAGTTCCATTCTCATCTCATTTCATTTCTGTCTTCTGTCCTTCCCATTCCCCTCCCTACAAATTAAGAATAGAAACCTCCTCACCAGCCCAGCTCACGCACCCAGGGATCAGTGAGAAGCCAAGCTAAAggcaaaaccaaataaaaatgacGAGAAATAATTTCCCTGACGCCCATCCCAATCTGCTTCCCTTCAGTGCTAAATGTTCTCACACGTAACACAGATCAGGGTCTAGTATGTTGTCATGATGATAGAGTTTccacattgagcatctgctatgtgccaggaactctaCTGTTTGCTTCCACATATATTATCTCACCTTCCTAACCCTGCCAGGTAGATATTATCCCCATAGTAAGTCCAGGGAAGTGCACTCCGAAGTTAAATGACTTGATCACCTAACTAACTAGGCTTCAAACCCATGTTTCTGTGATGCTAAGAAAACCTCAATGTACAGATTCTCTTCTTACCTTCCCTTCCTCATCTTTACCTTACCTGTTCCTCCTGTCTTATGTGTTAGGGTCTCAGGAGAAAGCAGAGCGCACATTGGATAATTGAGGCAAGTTTAATAAAGAGAGTGTGCAGAAGGTGTGGCCAAGATTAGGACAGCAACAAGTGATGGTGGACCACCATGGGGCTGAGTAATAGCAATGCTGTTACCTAGGCGGAAAAGAAGGAGCAGTTACCAGAAACTCAAGAGCCATCCATTAAGAGCTGTGGCCCTTGGTAGAAGAATACAGCAGCCTGCAGGGGCTCCGTAGGAGGAAGCAGAGGAATACCTCCACACTCTACTCTTGATCTACTGTCCTGTCTTTTACTGGCCCCGCCTAAGCCAAAGCCAAAGGATAAAAACATCTGTTGGGGCATTGCTGATAGATCAGCCTGAGGAAGCATGGGTCAGAAAGAAACCTGGAGGGGCCAGTAGAAAATGTCCAGCATCAGTTCTCTGCTGCTTTCAACTTAAGTGATCTTGCCAGGACATTCAGAAGGATGAATTGGAAGGGGCACGACTATATGGACATTAGAGAGCTATTTCTGGTACAGAGGACTGTAAGACTAtagaaaggagacttgaagagaAGTACATTAGACTCCAGGGCTCTGCATGTGTTTCTAGGTCACTGATGAAATCAACATTTGAGGTAAATGAGCAGAGGTCAGGAGAATTCAAGCAGAGTGACTCATGTGTTTTGCCTCCTCCCAACCCAGGAGCACTTAGATTCCCCTTTAGCCACCTCTACCTTCAGCCAGCAGTGCTTTCATTCCTCCCCATGACCATTTCCCATTCCCAAGATCCTTACGAACCAGGTCAGACTACAGAATGGCTCCATAAAGGGAACATCAGGATCAGGAAGAGAAACAATCTTGACTATTTTCAAAAGATCCCAGCAAGGAGCCAGAGAGGACTGTAAGGGAGCAGAAGatgaatgtgatttttaaatgagaCCGAAACCAGGAAGGATGGAATAAGAACAGGCATGAGAAccacaggagaggagggagagctgagTTCACTAGGGCATGGTGACTGGAAGCCAGAATCAGGAGTGATCCTTGATTCAGCCTTGAGAGACCGTGTGTTTCCAAAATGGCGGCAGCAGGCAAGATGCTGTGGATACCCCGAGTGGCACCAACAGCGGCGCAGGCAAGAAGCACTTTGAAGTGAAAAAGTGGAATGCAGTAGCCCTCTGGGCCTGGGATACTGTGGTTGATAACTGTGCCATCTGCAGGAACCACATTATGGATCTTTGCATAGAGTGTCAGGCTAACCAGGCACCTGCCACTTCTGAAGAATGCACCATTGCGTGGGGAGTAATCATGCTTTTCACTTCTACTGCATCTCTCGCTGGCTCAAAACACGGCAGGTGTGTCTGCTGGACAACAGAGAGTGGGAATTCCAAAAGTATGGGCACTAGAAAAAGAATATTCTCCATTAAGCTCAACTGTTTGGTTATTCATTAATGACTTGCCTTCCTGTTACTTAATTGTAAGTTAGATAGAACTTGGTCTTTTCTGCTTTGTCTTTTCAGTTTGCTATTCCTGCAATCCTATTGTGTTCTGTGTCAAAATCCAGTTggattctataaaaaaaaaaaaggattatgaGTTGAACAATAAAAATAGGAGGGAAGATATGTAGGATGGGGAAACGGATAAGAGTAGAAGCTAGTTGGAATAGTCAcaagaaaatttatgtggaaCAGTTTTCAAGTCTTAACCCCTGTTCCCCATCCTCATTCTCCACCTCACACGTGGATTGTTTAtatttaaacaggaaaaaaaatatcaggAAAAATAGAGAACTCTGGCCTGCAGAGCCAGATTTCCATTTTTGCGCCAATAAATGGCTCTCTGAAGTAAACCTTGGAGCTCCCACCACCTGTCCTCTGCTTGCAGGTTGGAGATTGAGTTTGGATATTACAGTTGTAAGATGATAATATGTGAAGACAATGAGATGGGGAACTGCATCAAAGAGAAACCAGTTTATCAAGGTGGGAGGTCCCTCAGAATAAGATACACCCAGGACAAAACCCGAAGAGCTGTAGGCAGACTCTTGTGAGATCTTTTATGCCACAATTTTCCAGGGTCCTGCCTCATTCACGATAGGACACTGTTTGTTGGTTCCGGCTCTGATAGATAGAATACAAGGACTGGAGGCCAAAATCAGAGTGGGTTGGTACATGTGGCTGTGCCAACCAGTCAGATATCCTCACACTCCCCACTGACCTAAGGGAGGAGCCCATGGACAGTACCAAAGGTGAAGCAAAGGGGGTGCAGAGAGGGATACTTAAAGTTTTCAATTACTTCCTTTTTACTCTATTTTGTTGAGTTGCTGTCTTTAGATTTGTTAAATGTCAAATACACAATGCATTCTACTTTTGCTATATATTTATCCATCCCACGTGCTACAGTTTCACTGTTTGTGTACCTTCAGAGAATTACCCTTTAAAATCTCTTCATGAGTTCCACAGTTTTCAAGTGGACACTGCAATGCTCTCATCACTGTAATCCACAGTTTTATTCTCCTTTCCAATGAGCCATCTCTTAGCTATCTTGGACTTCTGTCCCTAGAGTCAAGGAAACACATTCCTTGAgattgaaagaaagagagaaacaggagtCCTGAGGCTGAAGCAGAGACAACAGTAAACAGTTTGTAGTTCAGCTTCTGTGAagtcaccccacccccctttcctgtGAACCTCTGAGCTCTGATCTTGAGAATGGACAGGAGCCACCAGCGTGGTATCCGGCCGGCACTATGTAACTACTGTGTAGATTCTGGAAGACCATGGGAGACTCAGGAAGGAAACTGGGAACTGGGGAAAGTTAGGAGGAACCATGACAACCACAGGGGGGCACTGTGTCCCCATGGGCTCGCCTGGAATGTGTAGGACCAACAAAGTAGAGAGGTCAGCCAAGGACAGCACACCCCTCTCCCTTGCATCCAGGagagagcctctctctctctacctaacTTGGGCGTCTTATGCAGGGACATCTATAGGCAAGAGACACACATGGTCATCACCCATTTCACATACCACCCCCATGGCAGGTACATACTCACATTTTACACAGAAATGagatttttctccctctttcaaaGATTACCCTgctagccctggccagatagctcagttggttggagcattgtcccaatacaccaaggttgcaggtttgatccccagtcagatcACATACAAGAATCCACTAATGCCCAGccggtgtcactcagtggttgagcatcaagaggtcacagttcaattcctggttaaggtacgtgccggggttgtgggctcaatccccagttggaggaATTCAGGAAGCAGCTTATTGATGATGTTCCTCATTggggtttctatctctctattcctctccctctctctctaaaaatcaataaaaacatatattttttaaatcaaccaatgaatgcataaataaatagaacaacaaatcagtttcctctctcaaaaatcaataagttaaaaaaaataaacagggtgaaaatctatttttttattttaaaaaagattaccaAACATAACAGTGTTTGCTGTGCAGTTGAATGTGCTGAGAAGACCCACCTTCCCTTCCATAAGGCACAGCAGCAGCTATTGCTGTTTGGAACTCTTTGCCTTTTCTTCATATTTTGTTTACCTAGGAGCTAGTTATGCCAGTGATTCCAATTatgtggtttcttttctttaatgtgACATTTAAGCACCGGCTGCCTGCCCTGTGCGTGGTCACCAAACACCCTCGCCCCTCCTGATCCTGGCCTACTGCATTTAAAATAGTTCAGTGCTATGAGAGTGATGAAATGCTCAAGCATCAAGAGCATGTTCCATGCCCCACTTCCACATCACTGTGTCAGCGCTAGACATCAAGCTGCATTAGTCATCAGGTCTGTTTCACTGAGGAAAGTGTGTAATTGTCCATGGGGTTTCTATAAAGTAATCTGGCAAATGACCTTGTACTATTATTCCATCTGCAGTACTCTGGACAATAATACTATAAAGTGCCTTCTCATTTTTACTTCTTGTGCCCCAAGAGCCCAAGGATCAGCCTGCAACAGCCACAAAATACCTGAAGTTCTCTTGATGATTATTGTTCATATTTGTTGAGAAGGTTCTCAAAGAACCACAGATATAGTCTAATTAACTGTCCAAAGTTGGATTTATGTAGGAGGAGGAATTCCTGAGAGGAAATCCTGGTTGCTGTGACTCACCTGAAGGAATCTTCAGATTGGGATCAACTGAGCAACCCAATAACCCCTCTAGAAGCTGCATGAGGTGTGGTCTGCTGATCGTATTGCATCACCTAAAATGGAATCTAGGTGACCCCAGAGAGGTTCCTGCAGGAAGGTGGTCACAAGGTGTCCTTGAATACTTCAGTTGGCTTTCTGCACTTCCTTAAGATTATGATGTTGGTGACATCTCTGTAATCCCATGGCATTTCTCAACTGACAAAGAAGTCTTCTAAGGTCTAAGTAGCCCCTCTCCCAAAATGTGAGGGTATTATCAATATCGAGGACAATACCATTGTCCATTCCATTGAATAAGGGCCGGTGACTGTGAAGTCACATTTTGTGAAGTGTCTATGCTATGCAAGCCCCCTCCCATGGTTTATGTCACTTGGAGAAGAGAATGTGAGAGTTGGGCAGGGATGGGGTAGGAAAGGGGCATGGTGCAGGCATAATGAGACAGAGTAATAATGGTGCTCAGATTCCTCTACAGTTTATTGTTACAGCAGAAGTTGTGGGAGACAGGAGAGCACCCTCCACACATAACACACTGTGGTCAGAGCCCCAAGGTAGCCCTTCCCACCCCTATGCCAAGCCCcaagcagccctgccctggcttggccctctccccctccccctcccactctagACACACACTGTCTAGACAGCTACCAAAGTTAGTGGAGCCAGTGGCCCCAGGCCCCTTCCTATTGCCCAGCTCCAATCCTTCCCTCAAATTTGTTCATTGCCTATCACCTCCCAGTCTAACTTCCATTCACACACCGGATGTTTCTATCACATCCTGAGGACCACTAACCCACCAGCAAGCCTCCCTGACACATTCATTTAGGCCCATAGCCTTCAGAGATCTGAAGGGTTAATGAGAAGCCATACCCACTTTGGTGAATGGAGACCCAGCACCAAGTCCCTTACCCTTACAATGGTATGAGTAGGGAGAGTCTGGGGCAGGCACCATGGACATCTACAATGACCACTTATCCCTCATCTACGGACACCTAAATTAGGGAGAGGGGGACGTATGCCCTCTCCACCTTAACAACAGAATGAGGGAGAAGGATCATTTAGGGGTCTGAGTCTCTAAGCGATATTAGGACAGctctcccaggagctgaggggtATCACAGGTTAGAGGTCAAAGTTAGGGTAGCAATCAAAGATCAAGGTCATCTCCCCACATGATCTGCCCATCTTCCCTTGCTCACTCTGGCCCAGTGTTCTACACACCTCCCAGGTTAATGCtgggggaggtgaggctgggtcccacaCCAGGGCAATAAGGGCCATTCAACAGGAGACCTCCATGGTGTGCCCTGGGGGCCCTGAAGGGAGAGTCCCAGACTCGCTGCTCTGGGACAAGGTTCGAGCGCGGGACCGGCTGCCATCAATGGATGCCGCACTGGTCAGGGAAGCTGTGCGAGATCGGGACAGGCGAGTCATGCAGGATGAGGCCACTGTGGAGACAGAAGGATAAAGAGGcagtcagagaggaggaggggaagaggggctgGCAACTCATCGTGGGGTGTGAGAGTTACAAATGGGGCCAGGGGTCAATGAGCTTGATTTGGCAGATGGTGTTAAGTCCAGGAATCAGCCTAAATGGTTCCTCCCCTCAGTGGCCATCCCTCATCCTTGCAGCAATCCCTTGTCCTCATGATAGCCTCAGACCCCCATACTCACTGTAGCCCATGCCTTGCAGGAAGTACTTGAAGGCCTCGGTCAGCTTGCCTGGCTGAGGAAGGAAGATGAGAAGAGGGAGATAGTGATGTGAGGTTATGAGCTGAGCAAGAGCCCAAGGCCATGGCAGATTGGGGATGGGATGTGTGGCAACGGGTATATATAGTTCAGTGACACTAATATCCCATTCCCCGGATGGCTGGGGATACTCACCTGAGTCAGCTGGGGCTGACCTCCGGAGTCGGCCATCTATTCGGGAGAGAGCCCCCAGAAAAAGTGATACACACATGAATAAAGTGAGCTAGCCAGGAGATAGAAAGGATCTCTCTTCCCTGCTTCCCGACTCTAGGCCCttagggttgtttgtttgttggtttgtttgtttgtttgtttgttttacttcatcCACCCCACTTACTCTAGGCAGGACCCTGGAGGCCTAGAAGCTGAATCTAGGATTCAGGATATACAGCTCTGGACAGGGGGGCCAGGAGTCAGGCTGCGCATGGAGTAGGATTACTAACCTTGAGGAAAGAAGTCTGGGTGGGGTCCAGTTTTGAATTACATTCCACCTGGAGTGAGTAGGAAGCTGAATGAGTGAGGTCACACTCCCTGTGGTCCCGCCCATCCAAGGGAACCTAAGACCCAATCCCCAGTTGCTTTCCTACCAGCCCCTACCCAATTCCTTCTTAAAAGGAATCAACTTCTTATGCACCAAAGTTGCTCTTTGTGTCCCAAACAGAGCTTGCGTCCTGGCAAGATAAACCTCTTACCACCATCCTAAGACTCCAACCCTCCCTCACCCAAGCCCACATTCCCTACTGACCACTGCATCTTCATGTGGTGCCTGGTCTCCAACCACCAGCATTACAGGGCACCTAGAGGAAAGGGTCGGGGAGGAGGTGATGAGCCCCTGGTACTCACTCACCCACCTCTTCCCAAAGAGCAGCCAGAAAATGTCTGGCTCCAAAGAGGAAGCAGCCTTCTAATCCCTACCACCCCACCAAGAGGATTCAAAGGAAAAAGACCTAgactgcaagcatgtcaaactctgaCTGCAAGTctgacatgcttgacctagagGGTGGTGGTTTGCTAAATGGGATGAGGTGGAAAATAACAAGAAAACTCCCTGGCAAAGGACCCTCCTTCTAAAGGATACAAGCACCTAGGGAAGATCTAGGGAGAGACAAAGCTGTATCActtaaagccgtggtcggcaaactgtggctcgagagccacatgcggctctttggccccttgagtgtggctcttccacaaaataccacggcctgggtgagtctattttgaagaagtggcgtcagaagaagttcaagtttaaaaaatctggctctcaaaagaaatttcaatcgttgtactgttgatatttggctctgttgactaatgagtttgccgaccactgagctaaagTCTtacttgagccgaaaccggtttggctcagtggatagagcgtcagtctgcggactgaaaggtcccaggttcgattccggtcgggggcatgtacattggttgcgggcacatccccatccccggtgggaggtgtgcaggaggcagctggtcgatgtttctctctcatcgatgtttctagctctctatccctcttccttcctctctgtggaaaatcaataaaatatatttaaaaaaataaaaaaataaaaaaaaataaagtcttacttGAGGGTGATATCACCTCCACGCTCAAAGTTCAGGTCTCGGCGGCTAGAAAGGGGTAAAAAGAGGAGTAGGAATTTTAGGCAGGCAATACTATCTGTCTAGAATAAGTTATCTCTCCCATATGGAAACTATCTTCCTCCCAAAAACTAGAGTCAAATATTGGTGTTTAAAGTGGGAACCAAAGGGGAAGGTGGTAGGCTGGCCTCAAGTACAATCCCTATAGCCCCCAGGTCCCTGGTCAGAGGGTAATGAAGGGGGAGGAAAGGCACAAGGACAGATCATCAgcaactgggaatcaaaacttTCAAGGGAAGtaaagaggagaaagggggagaggcagTGCCTCACAATTCTTCTCACTGGGACTGTCCTTCAGTTGTCCCAGTTGCACACCAAATCCCGTCCTCCTTGCACACGGTGTACTTTCCAgacttccctcttctctctgcctcctcaTCACCCCCAGTCACTGCTTCTAAattgttttcacacacacacacacacacacacacacacacacacacacacacacacaccacactgtcACTCACTTGTTGTAGCTGTTCCAATACAGTTCAATGTTCTCTAGGTTGGGTGCATGTGTAATGATATTTCTATACTTTTGTATCAACTCAGAATTTCCTGACAGCTCTTCctgaaggaaagaagagggagaaaaattaGGGTTGGGAAGAGAAGCCAACAGTTACCCGATGCAAAAAGTCAAGCCTTTTTCCCTTCCCAGATCCTGTCCCAGTTAAGAAAGTCACCCCAAGCATCCAACTCTCTGCTGGTCCCCTCTTTTCCCTCCATCTCCACAGCCACTTACCTGGCTGAAAAGATGTCCAAGTATCATCTCCGGAATGGAAGAGGTGAGGCCTGTTAGCTGTGAGGAAAGGCATGTGAGAAAGCTCAGAACATTATGGGGAGACTCAGGCAAGTGACACACTTCTTTCTTGCTCTATGTCCCCCTCCTTGAAGTTCACAGGCCAATCAGTTATACTGGGAGAGCCTAACTGGACCCAtgcaagggaacccccaccctagcTCAGCACACAGACCATTCCAAACCTTGTGGGCTGCCCAGTCCATCCAACCCTTGGCATTGGGATCGATGTTGATGAGGACAAGTCCCTCGACTGTATCCTGGTGATTAAGCTGAAGGGCAGCAGAAGGAAGGGAAATCAGAGGCAGGGCATGGTCTCATCCCCTCCCCAAGTTCTACCCACTCTTAGGCTCCCAtggggcctccctccccaccctcagacCCATGTCCTCCTGCCAAATACACAATAGCAAACAACACT from Eptesicus fuscus isolate TK198812 chromosome 5, DD_ASM_mEF_20220401, whole genome shotgun sequence harbors:
- the NDRG2 gene encoding protein NDRG2 isoform X2, whose amino-acid sequence is MTELQEVQITEERPLLPGQTPEMAKTHSVETPYGSVTFTVYGTPKPKRPAILTYHDVGLNYKSCFQPLFQSGDMQEIIQNFVRVHVDAPGMEEGAPVYPVGYQYPSLDQLADTIPCILQYLNFSSIIGVGVGAGAYILSRYALNHQDTVEGLVLINIDPNAKGWMDWAAHKLTGLTSSIPEMILGHLFSQEELSGNSELIQKYRNIITHAPNLENIELYWNSYNNRRDLNFERGGDITLKCPVMLVVGDQAPHEDAVVECNSKLDPTQTSFLKMADSGGQPQLTQPGKLTEAFKYFLQGMGYMASSCMTRLSRSRTASLTSAASIDGSRSRARTLSQSSESGTLPSGPPGHTMEVSC
- the NDRG2 gene encoding protein NDRG2 isoform X3 — encoded protein: MAPPNPNAQRYSPTMMWDSTPLFQSGDMQEIIQNFVRVHVDAPGMEEGAPVYPVGYQYPSLDQLADTIPCILQYLNFSSIIGVGVGAGAYILSRYALNHQDTVEGLVLINIDPNAKGWMDWAAHKLTGLTSSIPEMILGHLFSQEELSGNSELIQKYRNIITHAPNLENIELYWNSYNNRRDLNFERGGDITLKCPVMLVVGDQAPHEDAVVECNSKLDPTQTSFLKMADSGGQPQLTQPGKLTEAFKYFLQGMGYMASSCMTRLSRSRTASLTSAASIDGSRSRARTLSQSSESGTLPSGPPGHTMEVSC
- the SLC39A2 gene encoding zinc transporter ZIP2 isoform X2, whose product is MEPVLGVKIGCLFALLVLTLVCGLIPICFKWFQMEAARGRHRQVLSLLGCISAGIFLGAGFMHMTAEALEGIESEIQKIVMQDREWGKFFWRCQFRLYGLSLWRAHHLPGLLLRLLFGVAGIAVLSWSPWRIKSAGGGSGWGSCPWTPQPWTSTLTLTESLSSPHPFALSLLPLGVRRSGCGAADNSSSHRAALSCCPGSQGAHSVWCRTAAGAGRHCVTMGCVLHTVICSHVPPGCSPGAGCCWRGLRRGPRLSPGCVRGCGSWHLLVCHLPRNSAQRASWS
- the NDRG2 gene encoding protein NDRG2 isoform X1; amino-acid sequence: MTELQEVQITEERPLLPGQTPEMAKEAELAARILLDRGQTHSVETPYGSVTFTVYGTPKPKRPAILTYHDVGLNYKSCFQPLFQSGDMQEIIQNFVRVHVDAPGMEEGAPVYPVGYQYPSLDQLADTIPCILQYLNFSSIIGVGVGAGAYILSRYALNHQDTVEGLVLINIDPNAKGWMDWAAHKLTGLTSSIPEMILGHLFSQEELSGNSELIQKYRNIITHAPNLENIELYWNSYNNRRDLNFERGGDITLKCPVMLVVGDQAPHEDAVVECNSKLDPTQTSFLKMADSGGQPQLTQPGKLTEAFKYFLQGMGYMASSCMTRLSRSRTASLTSAASIDGSRSRARTLSQSSESGTLPSGPPGHTMEVSC
- the SLC39A2 gene encoding zinc transporter ZIP2 isoform X1 codes for the protein MEPVLGVKIGCLFALLVLTLVCGLIPICFKWFQMEAARGRHRQVLSLLGCISAGIFLGAGFMHMTAEALEGIESEIQKIVMQNRTESGGNSSGDANSDYTDYPYGELIISLGFFSVFFLESLALQCCPGAHGGSKVQEEEVGGAHVLGLHSHGPLPSPSQSPFRALILLLSLSFHSVFEGLAVGLQTTVVATVQLCLAVLAHKGLIVFGVGLRLVQVGTASRWAVFCILSFALMSPLGVALGLAVAGGDSEGGRGLAQAVLEGVAAGTFLYVTFLEILPRELAGPEAPLVKWGCVAAGFAFMALIALWA